One segment of Anser cygnoides isolate HZ-2024a breed goose chromosome 5, Taihu_goose_T2T_genome, whole genome shotgun sequence DNA contains the following:
- the LOC136790986 gene encoding HHIP-like protein 1 codes for MREVRGARAALALLLAAALGPGPARPHPQCLDFKPPFRPPRGLAFCRRYGAFGCCEPRRDRALLQRFYRLSARLDGHTYAACAGHLQDLLCQECSPYAAHLYDAEDPSTPVRTIPGLCQDYCQQVWQKCRSIFRYLSADPELIALENNMAKLCRYLSLEDTDYCFPHLLANENLNQNLGLVTADAEGCLQLCLAEVANGLRNPVAMVHANDGTHRFFIAEQVGLVWTYLPDRSRLEKPFLNISEAVLTSPWEGDERGFLGIVFHPKFKFTGKVYVYYSVEVRYEERIRISEFRISPGDMNTLDHGSERYCTHVYVFKISEDSMCIFKD; via the exons atGCGGGAGGTgcgcggggcgcgggcggcgctggcgctgctgctggcggcggcgctgggcccgggcccggcccggccgcacCCGCAGTGCCTGGACTTCAAGCCGCCGTTCCGCCCGCCGCGGGGCCTCGCCTTCTGCCGCCGCTACGGAGCCTTCGGCTGCTGCGAGCCGCGGCGAGACCGGGCGCTGCTGCAGCGCTTCTACCGCCTCAGCGCGCGCCTCGACGGGCACACGTACGCCGCCTGCGCCGGGCACCTGCAGGATCTGCTCTGCCAG GAATGCTCTCCGTACGCAGCTCACTTGTATGACGCCGAGGATCCCTCCACCCCCGTGCGGACGATACCGGGACTTTGCCAAGACTATTGCCAGCAAGTGTGGCAAAAATGCCGCTCCATTTTTCGCTACCTCTCGGCAGACCCGGAGTTAATCGCGCTGGAGAACAACATGGCAAAGCTCTGCCGCTACCTGTCCTTGGAGGACACGGACTACTGTTTCCCACACCTGCTGGCGAACGAGAACCTCAACCAGAACCTGGGGCTGGTGACGGCCGATGCAGAGGGCTGTCTCCAGCTCTGCCTCGCGGAGGTGGCCAACGGGCTGCGCAACCCCGTTGCGATGGTGCACGCCAACGACGGCACCCACAGGTTCTTCATCGCTGAGCAGGTCGGCCTGGTGTGGACCTACCTCCCCGATCGGTCCAGGCTCGAAAAGCCCTTTCTGAACATCAGCGAAGCCGTGCTTACCTCGCCTTGGGAAGGAGACGAGAGAGGTTTTCTAGGTATTGTCTTCCATCCTAAATTCAAATTTACTGGTAAAGTGTATGTCTACTATTCAGTTGAAGTTCGTTATGAAGAGAGAATCCGAATCAGTGAGTTCAGAATTTCTCCCGGTGACATGAATACTTTGGACCATGGTTCTGAAAGGTATTGTACACACGTTTATGTATTTAAGATCTCAGAAGACAGCATGTGCATTTTTAAGGACTAG